In Hahella sp. HNIBRBA332, the genomic window GCAGGATCAGATCATCTCTCTCAATTGTTAAAAGGGTAATTACGTGTTCGGGTGGGCTGGATAGCTTTCCGGACGACGAATACGCTATTAAAGTACTTGAAGCTTGGATTGATGAACCATCGGAGAAGAATTTTTCTTTAGTTTTTAGCCTATTATATGGAGACGAAGATATTGACCAAGGGTCTCAGAATATTAGTCCATACGTTAAAGGGGCGTTAAGGTGCGCAACTTCTCACCCTGATGGTTGTGGTGAGATTACATGGGCTTTGGAATCTTTCTGCGAGGATCTGGTAGGTATTGGGTATGACCCAGCTTGGATACGAGAAGTCGGACTAAGGGGAGTAAAAGCACGCATGAGGCCATTAATTTATCTTGTCCAAAGTCGCAATGAAAGTTGAGTTTGAGTCAAAACCACTAGCTTGGTGGATGAAAAACTTTCATGAGATGTCTCGTGAAATTTGGCTATGGATACCAAGCGAAACTAAAGCACTTACGCCAGAAACCATCTGCTATATCGTAGATGAGGATATTGATTTAAGTGTTGAAGAGCAGGATCAACGAGATGTACTTCTAGAGGGAAGTGGCTTGTCTTGTCTCTTTTGTAAAGATCAGTTGGAAGATATCTTGTTAAATCTAGAGGCGCAGAAAAAGGATTACGCTGATAGTGACTTATATTTTGCGCTGAATTTTTATTGGAAGCGGGATGCTTTTATTAATCTTGATAACGTATAAAAAGGTCAGCAGAATTGGCGCATTTTTTATGCTAACCCTAACTTTAAGGGAACGGTGTATGCTGTATATAAGTAAGTGATTTGAAGTATGGAAGGAGTATTTCAGTACCGATTGTTTTTCTTTTATTTTGATCTTTTTACACTTGATAAAAGTGGTATGTGGTGTAAGGGGAAATACTACCGATGGGAAGAGGTTAAAGACTTGCGAGAGAGAGATGGAACTGCTGTCTTAACTTTTAGTGATGGTAAGAGCCGCATGTTCCAGTATCAGCGTTTTAAGCAAAAAAATAGAAAATTAACTCTGACTTTCTTTGGAAGAAATGAGACTTACGAGCAATTTCAAAGATTTATTTTTGAAAAAATTAGGGAGAATAACGAACACCCTGATCTCAAGAGGCTTAGGAAGCTGGTTGCGAGTATCAGTGAGAGAATTGAATCCTCCAATTCTGAACGGGAGCTTTTAGCTTTGCGAAGGGACTTCAAGGTGACTGTATCTCAGTTGGCTTCGCTAGAAAGAAGAGAGTTTTTGAAGAATATGGAAAAGTGCCGGACGTCTATTCGTAATGATATTATATTCCTTCTTTTTTTAGCTTCATTGATGATGTTTGGTATTATGTAAATTTATTTTACCAATTTATATTATGTTTAAAATATTAGGAATGCTCTGGAAAATTAAAAATGTTCGAGTATCACGGTTGGGTTACTGTTTGGGAAGGCGCTTGCGAGATTGAAGACGATTTAGCTCTTCGCGAGAAAAACTGCCGTGAAATTCAGCTATTGGTTGAAAAATATAGAGATAATATGTCAAGGGTTGAACTCTTTTACCAAAATGGTTCGTCCTATGTAAGGTTTGACGGTGATAGAAACCACTATCAAGCATGGGTGCTCGAATTGTTTATACGCATTGGCGAAATTGCCAAAGGCTCGCATGGGCTTTTATATGTCAGAGATCAAGAAAGTCCAGATTACGGCAACGAGTTCCAGGTGTGGCGAATGGCGAGAGGCAAGGTTATTAGAGTGAAGGATAACCTCTTGTCTCCGTGTGATCCTACTATTGAAACGTATGAGGAGTAGCCTTTTAACAGGTTGCTGTGCAGGTAGTTGAGGGATATAGAGTGGAGGGCGTATGAGTTTCCTTGAGGAGTCATGGGAAGAAAGGGAAGAGATTTTGTATAAGGAGATATTTGGGAATATTGGACCAGGGATATACCCGTTATCTGTTGAGATATTAAATGGGCTGAACGCTAATAGTGTTGACCCACGCTGGCTCTCTCATGGAGTTTTTAAGTGCCCGCCAGCACGAGATAGAGATACGTGGGCTTATGTTACCTCAGGAATGTCTAACCCTTGGGAGACAGATAAACGAGAAGAATACTCCGGGCTTGGCGTTGAGTTTCTAATGGAAACGGAAAATGAAGAGCTATGGGCGGTTGAAGTTCTCCAAACTCTAATGGGCTATAACTTACTGCTAGCAGCTGGTCGAATGGGGGATTTTCCACCGCTGTACTACGGAGACCGAGTGCCGTTGGTTTTGTCTGAATCAGTTAAAACGATGATGTTTATCCAACCTGTGCACTTTCCCAGCCGCTTTTCCATAAAATCGGGCAGTGTCGATTTGATACAGGTTGTCGGTATCACCCCGTCAGAACTGCAGGCTGCTAAGCAGTCATCATCCGAAGAAATCAAAGAAAAGTTAATTGGCAATACAGGCCGTTTGGTTACCTGCAAGGAACGAGAAAGTGTCGTGTAAATCACCTTGCAAGTGCATACTGTTAGATTGCCTCTTTGCACTGCGTCAGTTTTTTAGCAGGGTGTGCCGCGTTAGCTGGCGTCAATAATCCCTACACTTTACACTACAACTACTCACAAACGCACATTTTTCAAAGTTTTACTCTTCCATCTCCGCCCTCCGAAGCCCGACAAATAGGGTGTTTTCCGGGTTTTTTAGCGATTAACCGGCGACATTAGTCGTAGTCTTCGCCAAAAAATGGAGGATTTTATCGAGTTGGCGTCTGGGTAGCATCAACTAGCTTCATTTTGCGCCTGTCAGCGAAATTGCAATAAACACGTATATACAGCAAAATTCACGACCTGCCTAAAGCCTGTTTTCGTCACTCGATCAGCGACTTGAATTCGGTGTCATTTTCATGGGGAACCCGGACTCGGCGCGCAGGTTGGCTCTGTGTACAAATCTAATGCAGAAATTATAAAACTCAGGTGTTTAACTGGACTATTCATTCAATCTTTCGAGACTCCAATATAAAAATAAAAGAGGGTTGAGATGTTGGATTTCCTGACTCAATTAATATGGGGCAAGGTGCTTGTCGCCGTCCTCATCGCGCTGGGATTATTGCTCACCATTACCTCGCGCTTCGTACAGTTCCGCTATTTCGGTCGGATGTTTCGTCTCGTCCGCCGTTCGATGAAAGAATCTCCGGATCAAATCAACTCATTCCAGGCGTTATCCCTGACTCTCGCCGGTCGAGTGGGGGCGGGCAATATCGCTGGCGTCGCCATTGCTATCGCCTTGGGTGGTCCGGGCGCCGTGTTCTGGATGTGGCTGATCGGCTTGATCGGCATGGGGCTCAGCTTTTTTGAGTGTTCACTGGCGCAGCTGTTCAAACGCAAAGACTCTGATGGCAGCTTCCGCGGCGGTCCCGCCTATTACATACATCGTGGCCTGGGCCTCAAATGGCTCGCCGTTCTGTTTTCCGTATTGTTGCTGGTGACTTTCGGTTTTGCCTTTAACGCTTTGCAGGCGCATACCGTTGCGTCCACGCTTAAACATACTTTTGGCATCGCCACGCCGATTACCGGTTCTGTGCTGGTGGTTTTCATTGGGCTGATTATTTTCGGCGGCGTGCGTCGCATCGCTGAGGTGGCGGAAGTTATTGTGCCGATTATGGTGGTGGCGTATTTCGGTATTGGACTGTATGTCATCGGCATGAATTATCATGCGGCGCCGGCGACCTTCCTGCTGATCTTCAAGAGCGCGTTTGCGCTGGAGCCAGCGTTTTCCGGATTGATCGGCATCGCCATCATGATGGGCGTGAAGCAGGGTATGTTCTCTAATGAGGCAGGTTTGGGCAGCGCGCCTAACGTATCCGCGGCGGCCAAAGTAGGGCACCCGGCGGACCAGGGTATTGTGCAGGCGTTCAGCGTGTTCATGGATACCATGGTGTTGTGCACCTGCACCGCTATGATCATCCTCATGTCCAACTCTCTGGATCTGGGCGGCGTTTTGAACGGCGTTGAGTTGACCCAATTGGCGCTGGCCAAGCAGATGGGAGAGTTGGGACGCGGGCTGATCAGTCTGGCGCTGATGTTGTTCGCCTTCACCTCCATCATTTACAACTATTATCTGGGAGAAAACAGCCTCAGATATCTGAACTCATCTAATGAGAAAGCCGTCGCCATCTACCGTATGTTTACGCTGGGACTGGTGATGTGGGGCGCCTTGCAGAACCTGGCGGCGGTGTTTGCTTTCGCTGATATCACCATGGGTCTGCTGGCGCTGGTGAATCTGGTGGCGTTGTTTATGTTGCTGAAAGTCGGGTTGCGCCTGCTTCGCGACTATGACGAGCAGATTCAATCCGGGGTGAAGAGTCCGGTATTCGATCCAGACAAGTTCGCTGACCTGGATATTGATCATTCCGCCTGGGCGCCCTCCACGCGAGACGAGAGCGAAGAGCAGAATGAAGAGCTTTCTGTGTCGCCAAGAGTAGGCGCTCCGGTTATTCCCAGCTAAAATTAGCGGTTATATCAATATATTAAGAACCGAATTGATCGTTTCGCCAGTGTCATCTATAGACTTATGACGCTGGTGAGCGGCGAACGGGAACCGCTAGGAATAACATGACCGAGGACTTCTGCAGCAACCTGAAATTGCTGTGCAGCCACTATAAATCCACCGCCGAAGTCTGTCGGCGCATGGAGATCCACCGCGCCCAATTCAATAAATATCTGAACGGAACCAGCCAGCCCTCGCGCTTCGTTTTACGTAAAATCTGCGACTTCTTTGGCGTGGAGCCCCATGAGCTGGCCCTGCCGCATGACCGTTTCATGCAAGTGGCTCAATCCTGCGTTACTGATGAAAGGCGCGCACGTGCGTCGGAAAAGCCTTATACGGAGAAACTGGAGCTTTTACAGAAGCAATCGGAAGGGCGACTGGATAAGTATCTGGGCTACTATTACGAATACCATTTCTCCATGACATTTCCGGATCAGATTATTCGCAGCCTGCTGCAGATTGATATGAGCGGGAACGATTATTACTTCCGTCGCCTGGAGCGCATGCGTCCGCCCAACAAGGAGGAGAAATACAAGTCTCGCTATGAAGGAACGGCCATGTTTCTCTCCGAGCGTATCTTTCTGGTGGGATACGAAACCCTGACCCACAATGAGATTGCACAGACGATTCTTTATCCAACCTATAAGAGCAGGGTGAGCTATCTGTCCGGTCTGAAGCTGGGGGTCTCCGCCAGCGACAGGCGTGAACCGGTGTGCGTGAAGGTGGTGTTGGAATACCTGGGACGCTCCATTGGCAAACGAGAAGCCTTGCAGAAGTGCGGTCTATTCAACCCGGCGACAGACGCTGTGGCGCGACATATCAAAGAGAAAATCGCTGACGCTACCGGGTATCGCGGCGCCAGTTTATTGGCGACGCCGTTGTAATGGTCTTAAACGGGCGTACGTTGATGAGCTCAACAGGGAGCAAGGCGACCAGATCAGGATCTGAAAAAGAGCTGGGTGGGCTACGGATTACCAATAAATAGGTACCACCAATGCCCTTGCGGTGCGGCGAGGGCATTTGACGAGGGTCAAGGGATCGCTGGAGGCAAGCCTCCTACAATGGGGCTGTCTGATCACTGACCGAGGTAAGCCGTTTTGAACCGCCGCACCGATCTCCCCCTGATTTACGCCTGCTCCGGCTGCTCTAACGTTGCGCAGTTGGCCAACAATGCCGCTGTGGCGATGGACCGTCGGGGCTTAGCGGAAATGTCCTGTATCTCCGGCGTTGGCGGCGGCGTGAAATCCCTGGTCAAAGTCGCCTGCAGCGGACGCCCCATCATCGCCGTAGACGGCTGTTTGCTCGGCTGCGTCAAGCAATGCCTGAACAACGTGAATGTGACGCCAAAGGTCTATGTGCGTCTGGATGAGCAGGGTTATCGGAAACGCTACGGCGAGGATTGCTCTGAAGGCGATCTGGAGACTGTCGTCGAACAGGTTCAGATCGCCATGGCGCAAGCCGGGCTGGACTCACAATGAATGCTTCCGCCTCTTTCAAAGCCCGTCTGCGCGTTACGCCTGTGAAGGACGAGCTGGTAGCACCTAAACAGGAAAGCTCCGTATTGCAGGACCGGTTCGGTAGGCGGTTGCACTATTTGCGTCTATCTATCACAGACATCTGCAACTTCCGCTGCAATTACTGTTTGCCGGACGGCTATCAATGTAAGACGGAGACACTGCCGTTAACTGTAAGCGAAATTCAGACTCTCACTACCGCCTTCGCCGCCTTGGGAACCCGCAAAGTGCGCATCACGGGGGGAGAGCCAGCTATTCGCCGTGACTTGCCTCAAATCATCAACGCCTGCGCGCAAACTGAGGGTATACGCAAAGTCGCCTTGACTACCAATGGCTATAACCTGCGCAAGCAGGTCGACGTTTGGGCGCAGGCTGGATTGAGCGCACTGAATGTGAGTGTGGACAGCCTTGACCCACAACGCTTTCACGCTA contains:
- a CDS encoding Imm7 family immunity protein, whose translation is MFEYHGWVTVWEGACEIEDDLALREKNCREIQLLVEKYRDNMSRVELFYQNGSSYVRFDGDRNHYQAWVLELFIRIGEIAKGSHGLLYVRDQESPDYGNEFQVWRMARGKVIRVKDNLLSPCDPTIETYEE
- a CDS encoding suppressor of fused domain protein, with product MSFLEESWEEREEILYKEIFGNIGPGIYPLSVEILNGLNANSVDPRWLSHGVFKCPPARDRDTWAYVTSGMSNPWETDKREEYSGLGVEFLMETENEELWAVEVLQTLMGYNLLLAAGRMGDFPPLYYGDRVPLVLSESVKTMMFIQPVHFPSRFSIKSGSVDLIQVVGITPSELQAAKQSSSEEIKEKLIGNTGRLVTCKERESVV
- a CDS encoding sodium:alanine symporter family protein, with the protein product MLDFLTQLIWGKVLVAVLIALGLLLTITSRFVQFRYFGRMFRLVRRSMKESPDQINSFQALSLTLAGRVGAGNIAGVAIAIALGGPGAVFWMWLIGLIGMGLSFFECSLAQLFKRKDSDGSFRGGPAYYIHRGLGLKWLAVLFSVLLLVTFGFAFNALQAHTVASTLKHTFGIATPITGSVLVVFIGLIIFGGVRRIAEVAEVIVPIMVVAYFGIGLYVIGMNYHAAPATFLLIFKSAFALEPAFSGLIGIAIMMGVKQGMFSNEAGLGSAPNVSAAAKVGHPADQGIVQAFSVFMDTMVLCTCTAMIILMSNSLDLGGVLNGVELTQLALAKQMGELGRGLISLALMLFAFTSIIYNYYLGENSLRYLNSSNEKAVAIYRMFTLGLVMWGALQNLAAVFAFADITMGLLALVNLVALFMLLKVGLRLLRDYDEQIQSGVKSPVFDPDKFADLDIDHSAWAPSTRDESEEQNEELSVSPRVGAPVIPS
- a CDS encoding helix-turn-helix transcriptional regulator; translated protein: MTEDFCSNLKLLCSHYKSTAEVCRRMEIHRAQFNKYLNGTSQPSRFVLRKICDFFGVEPHELALPHDRFMQVAQSCVTDERRARASEKPYTEKLELLQKQSEGRLDKYLGYYYEYHFSMTFPDQIIRSLLQIDMSGNDYYFRRLERMRPPNKEEKYKSRYEGTAMFLSERIFLVGYETLTHNEIAQTILYPTYKSRVSYLSGLKLGVSASDRREPVCVKVVLEYLGRSIGKREALQKCGLFNPATDAVARHIKEKIADATGYRGASLLATPL
- a CDS encoding putative zinc-binding protein, with amino-acid sequence MNRRTDLPLIYACSGCSNVAQLANNAAVAMDRRGLAEMSCISGVGGGVKSLVKVACSGRPIIAVDGCLLGCVKQCLNNVNVTPKVYVRLDEQGYRKRYGEDCSEGDLETVVEQVQIAMAQAGLDSQ